In a genomic window of Bemisia tabaci chromosome 1, PGI_BMITA_v3:
- the LOC140226092 gene encoding uncharacterized protein, with protein MELQRERSPAAKRTRETNVDLLIRAIEAKDSETVKFLLATNDGKFIDTRIFNCAILNNNKEVLQFIMSYKPTPKPKTPLLSAVESGNLEAVKLLLGKEPRGHEDPDLLVTAVLKENVELVELLIHHGSNVNAKSEAGPTPLSQAVALDNVEMMRLLLSHGADPKNDTEILSLAVAESSKEVIEILLQNGADPNARNQETKASDVDPNDECEVLELAKVSYEHYQKGRTALHLAADMGREDALRLLLAHGADIDCKTSNGRRTPLIIAADTGHAEIARVLLESDAAMDIADEFKRTAFHAASMNEHMDILDILSDFCFNDPEFVPKNGIYRFSYVKRTLFGHAFRGIKLEKWPSFVSVIPRHVLKVHAAGLKTPVGLNILINFVMDSNPEFFNACVLEIQTLKTQYIGDSGVTFFQFLVADLNSLAVLARNASVNRVLKLADNEERFPLYGSILMTQLRKGVARRDLMERGIAVGPRLVPDFQVPDLVIENIMRYLSNKDINAFIIACSSRKELATSLYS; from the coding sequence ATGGAGCTCCAGCGGGAGAGGTCACCAGCGGCGAAGAGGACAAGAGAGACAAATGTGGACCTTTTAATCCGTGCCATCGAGGCTAAGGATTCGGAGACAGTGAAATTTCTTTTGGCAACCAACGATGGTAAATTCATAGACACTAGAATTTTTAATTGCGCCAtcttaaataataataaagaggTGCTCCAGTTCATCATGAGTTACAAACCAACGCCAAAGCCAAAGACTCCTCTTCTCTCCGCGGTCGAGTCGGGGAACCTAGAGGCCGTTAAATTACTTTTAGGGAAGGAACCAAGGGGTCACGAAGACCCCGATCTCCTAGTCACTGCTGTGCTAAAGGAAAATGTTGAGCTGGTCGAACTCCTGATCCACCACGGCTCGAATGTAAATGCCAAGTCAGAGGCAGGGCCGACCCCTCTATCTCAAGCTGTGGCGCTGGACAATGTAGAAATGATGAGACTGCTTTTATCCCACGGAGCCGATCCGAAGAACGACACGGAGATCTTAAGCCTCGCCGTGGCAGAAAGTTCCAAAGAAGTCATCGAGATCCTCCTGCAGAACGGAGCGGACCCGAACGCTCGGAACCAAGAAACGAAAGCCAGCGACGTAGACCCGAACGATGAGTGCGAGGTTCTGGAACTTGCCAAGGTGAGCTACGAGCATTATCAGAAAGGACGGACAGCGCTGCACCTGGCAGCGGACATGGGCCGGGAGGACGCCCTCAGGCTGCTCTTGGCGCACGGCGCCGACATCGACTGCAAGACGAGCAATGGACGTAGGACACCCCTCATCATCGCCGCCGACACAGGCCACGCCGAAATCGCCCGGGTCCTGCTCGAGTCTGACGCGGCGATGGACATCGCCGACGAATTCAAGCGGACGGCCTTCCACGCGGCCTCCATGAACGAACACATGGACATCCTAGACATCCTCTCGGACTTCTGCTTCAACGACCCTGAGTTCGTGCCCAAGAACGGCATCTACCGCTTCTCCTATGTCAAGCGCACGCTCTTCGGTCACGCTTTCCGTGGCATAAAGCTCGAGAAGTGGCCGTCCTTCGTCTCCGTCATCCCCAGGCACGTGCTCAAGGTCCACGCGGCCGGGCTCAAGACCCCCGTCGGCCTCAATATCTTGATCAACTTCGTAATGGATTCCAACCCCGAGTTCTTCAACGCTTGCGTCCTTGAGATCCAGACCCTCAAGACTCAATATATTGGCGACAGTGGCGTGACGTTCTTCCAGTTTTTAGTTGCCGATCTCAATAGCTTGGCTGTCCTCGCTAGAAATGCCAGTGTTAACCGCGTTTTGAAACTGGCGGATAACGAAGAGAGGTTTCCACTATACGGTAGCATTTTAATGACTCAACTCCGTAAAGGCGTTGCGAGAAGGGATTTAATGGAGCGGGGGATAGCGGTGGGTCCTAGATTAGTCCCTGATTTTCAAGTACCGGATCTTGTGATAGAAAATATAATGCGATATTTGAGCAATAAGGATATTAACGCCTTCATCATTGCATGTTCTTCTCGCAAAGAATTAGCTACTAGTTTATATAGTTAG